A window of Apium graveolens cultivar Ventura chromosome 8, ASM990537v1, whole genome shotgun sequence contains these coding sequences:
- the LOC141679501 gene encoding uncharacterized protein LOC141679501, with translation MKNQMEIKFLELKQGNLSVTDSEAKFTELAMFVPEQVDADEKRAKRFQQGLKPWICSRVTVFELMTYVGFYSRADLDLCKNSEHVGRSILEFITRQTSRASSASQKGHYFGEYPIGKAEVTYFQCGRKGHITKDCRGAAMEANIPRVLELPLPPQQNQPRARTFNMSMKKAVHSPNVVACTLPVNSVNAQVLINSGATRCFISEEFIPETEEEHAEHLRMTLETLRKEQLYAKFSKCKFWLKEVQFIGNIISVEGIKVDPVKIEAILNWERPKTLTEVRSLLGLAGNYFMVLDYMENNGLDVKKLEYIDKDA, from the exons atgaagaatcaaatggaaaTCAAGTTTTTGGAGTTAAAACAGGGAAATTTGTCGGTCACGGACTCTGAagccaagttcactgaattggctatGTTTGTTCCTGAGCAAGTAGACGCTGATGAAAAGCgagccaagagatttcagcaggGATTGAAGCCGTGGATCTGTAGCAGGGTAACAGTGTTTGAACTGATGACCTACGTTGGTTTCTATAGTCGGGCAGATTTAGATTTATGCAAGAACTCTG AACATGTGGGAAGAAGCATACTGGAATTTATAACAAGACAAACATCACGTGCTTCAAGTGCAAGCCAGAAGGGACACTACTTTGGGGAATATCCGATAGGGAAGGCAGAAGTCACTTATTTCCAATGCGGAAGAAAGGGACACATCACCAAAGACTGTAGAGGAGCAGCAATGGAAGCCAACATTCCAAGGGTTTTGGAATTACCTCTGCCACCACAGCAgaatcagcccagggcaaggacttttaacatgtcaatgaaaaAAGCCGTGCatagtccgaatgtggttgcatgTACGCTTCCTGTGAATTCTGTAAATGCTCAAGTATTGATTAATTCTGGAGCTACGAGGtgttttatttctgaagaatttattCCTGAG actgaagaagaacatgcagagcaCTTGAGAATGACGTTGGAAACATTGAGGAAGGAACAACTCtatgcgaaattttcaaaatgcaaattttggctaaaggaagtgcaatttatAGGAAATATCATCAGTGTTGAAGGAATTAAAGTCGAtccagtaaagattgaagctattttaaactgggagagaccaaagactcTGACGGAAGTTAGAAGTctcttgggattagcag